In one window of Paraflavitalea soli DNA:
- a CDS encoding carboxypeptidase-like regulatory domain-containing protein encodes MPGTDHITQYSAADIQRYLDGKMLPAEMHALEQAALDDPFLADAMEGMQQTLTQHSSSLIDTHLQDLRQQLDERTRKESKAAPVIAFRWWQVAAAAVVVVTGSLWGYNYFLQEKNVSAIDHQLVVAKQESYRNTTPPAASATVPETAAPAAADSNILADGSAVAPESNTNNSLTQKEEKAIPSPDYKLTKKAPIVVKKQYAFTPDSTSSWKANASAMDKVTSNYSLSESKIDSTRLNMALRQLKKDNAIVTNNNKLSDNNASKVYNYSNSLDKAIKNKVVDYEQIVIAKTARDTTGLGFYTKPREQEMNRSRKELSERQAKKNPDALLSGFISGKVTDQANNPLSNALLRVDNNNKVFYTDQQGLFKIPVKDSVVNVAVGYTGYYSQNLQLQNNTDNNIALNQLGVKAPNPQLNDALKGTVQGIAVEGKDSDDRAKAVSLSRVDVDLAAAAVQPQYGWLKYQQYLEKNKRLPAGTPEATGTVVVSFQVTKKGTLSDFKIEQSLGKVYDEEAIRLIKAGPSWKLTRGRKAKATVQVQF; translated from the coding sequence ATGCCCGGCACCGACCATATAACACAGTATTCAGCAGCAGATATCCAACGATACCTGGATGGCAAGATGTTGCCTGCTGAGATGCATGCCCTGGAACAGGCCGCGCTGGATGACCCATTCCTGGCTGATGCCATGGAAGGCATGCAGCAAACACTCACGCAACACAGCAGCTCCCTCATAGATACGCATCTGCAGGACCTACGCCAACAACTCGATGAAAGGACGCGCAAAGAATCAAAGGCGGCGCCGGTGATCGCTTTCCGCTGGTGGCAGGTAGCCGCAGCGGCAGTAGTGGTGGTGACCGGTAGTTTGTGGGGGTATAATTATTTCCTACAGGAAAAAAATGTATCTGCAATAGACCACCAGCTGGTCGTAGCCAAGCAGGAATCATACAGGAACACTACCCCGCCTGCAGCTTCGGCAACAGTACCTGAAACGGCAGCTCCGGCAGCAGCTGATAGCAACATCCTGGCCGACGGCTCGGCTGTGGCACCGGAATCGAATACCAATAATAGTCTAACGCAGAAGGAAGAAAAAGCGATTCCATCGCCGGACTATAAACTAACAAAGAAGGCGCCCATCGTGGTAAAGAAGCAGTACGCCTTTACACCCGATAGTACCAGTTCCTGGAAGGCAAATGCAAGCGCAATGGACAAGGTGACTAGCAACTACAGCTTATCGGAAAGCAAAATAGATAGCACCAGGCTGAATATGGCGCTTCGTCAGCTAAAAAAGGACAATGCCATTGTTACCAATAATAACAAGCTTTCCGATAACAATGCCAGTAAGGTTTATAACTACAGCAATAGCCTGGACAAAGCCATTAAAAATAAGGTGGTTGATTATGAGCAGATCGTCATCGCCAAAACTGCCAGGGATACCACTGGATTGGGATTCTACACCAAGCCGCGTGAGCAGGAAATGAACCGGTCGCGCAAGGAATTGTCTGAAAGGCAGGCTAAAAAGAACCCCGACGCCTTACTGAGTGGCTTTATCAGTGGCAAGGTAACTGATCAGGCCAACAACCCGTTGTCCAATGCCCTACTGCGGGTAGACAACAATAACAAGGTTTTCTATACCGATCAGCAAGGGCTATTCAAAATACCTGTCAAAGATTCTGTAGTGAATGTGGCCGTTGGCTATACCGGCTATTACTCACAGAACTTACAGTTACAAAATAATACCGATAACAATATTGCGCTTAACCAACTGGGCGTAAAAGCACCTAATCCGCAGTTAAACGATGCCCTAAAGGGCACGGTACAAGGTATAGCCGTAGAAGGAAAGGATTCAGATGATAGGGCAAAGGCTGTTTCTCTTAGCCGCGTCGATGTAGATCTGGCTGCGGCTGCTGTACAGCCCCAATATGGCTGGCTGAAATACCAGCAATACCTGGAAAAGAACAAAAGGCTCCCTGCCGGTACGCCCGAAGCAACAGGCACCGTAGTAGTTTCCTTCCAGGTGACTAAAAAAGGAACCTTGTCTGATTTCAAGATAGAGCAATCCCTGGGCAAAGTATATGATGAGGAAGCCATCCGCCTTATCAAGGCCGGTCCTTCCTGGAAACTCACCCGGGGCCGCAAGGCAAAAGCTACTGTACAGGTACAATTCTAA
- a CDS encoding DUF2911 domain-containing protein gives MRKIINVLAITLITAYAGHAQLKTPAPSPTQNIKQDFGLANIELSYSRPVMKGRKIMGDLVPYGKVWRTGANQATTLTFGDEVIIGGTKVPAGKYGLVSIPEAGSWTFIITKQLDITSPAAYKQENDVVRVKVKPVLVSTAAESFTMQFVNVKSSSCELQLQWDKTVVKLPIKTDVDTRIMAQIDEQINGSGDEAKKPYFNAALYYLENGKDLNKALEWFTKAADQNPKAFWVLHQKANCEAKLGKKTDAIASAKKSIELATEAKNDDYVALNKKLIAKLTAPAPPKAPAKG, from the coding sequence ATGCGCAAAATCATCAACGTATTAGCTATCACGCTCATTACAGCGTATGCCGGTCATGCACAGTTAAAAACCCCGGCGCCTTCTCCTACACAAAACATTAAACAAGACTTTGGACTGGCCAACATTGAATTGTCCTATTCCCGCCCTGTTATGAAAGGCCGTAAGATCATGGGCGATCTGGTTCCTTATGGAAAGGTATGGCGTACCGGAGCCAACCAGGCTACTACCCTCACCTTTGGTGATGAGGTAATCATTGGTGGCACCAAAGTACCCGCCGGGAAATATGGTCTCGTAAGCATTCCCGAAGCCGGCAGCTGGACATTTATCATTACCAAACAACTGGACATTACTTCTCCCGCAGCTTACAAGCAGGAGAATGATGTAGTAAGGGTAAAAGTAAAGCCCGTTTTGGTAAGTACTGCTGCTGAATCTTTCACCATGCAATTTGTGAATGTAAAATCCAGCTCCTGCGAATTGCAGTTGCAATGGGATAAGACAGTGGTAAAGCTGCCGATCAAGACCGACGTCGACACCAGGATCATGGCACAGATCGACGAGCAGATCAATGGCTCAGGCGACGAAGCCAAGAAGCCTTACTTCAATGCAGCGCTCTATTACCTGGAAAATGGTAAAGACCTGAATAAGGCCCTCGAATGGTTTACCAAAGCGGCAGACCAGAACCCTAAAGCTTTCTGGGTATTGCACCAAAAGGCCAATTGCGAGGCTAAGCTGGGCAAAAAGACCGACGCCATCGCCAGCGCCAAAAAATCCATTGAACTGGCCACAGAGGCTAAGAACGATGATTACGTGGCACTGAACAAGAAGCTGATCGCTAAATTGACAGCTCCCGCTCCTCCCAAGGCGCCAGCCAAGGGATAA
- a CDS encoding fatty acid desaturase family protein, whose protein sequence is MSVPKFANVPHSFHAELKKRIGSYFEEVGKSTTGDYPIFMKAVILMVTFMVIYVHLVFFTPGVVMQILESILLGGVVAAIGFNVMHDGAHGSFSKYKWINSFAALSLNILGGNNFMWNVKHNVIHHAFTNVDGVDDDIDIQPWMRMSTTQKKYRLHKYQHIYFWFLYSLLYIFWIFVLDYQKYFKSKIGSMPLKKMKLSDHLVFWGFKVFHLFLFVGLPIYMVGFTSWLISFLIFTLVAGLVLSLVFQLAHTVEHTAFPMPHETTGKMEDEWAVHQIKTTANFATNNKLVSWLVGGLNFQIEHHLFPKISHIHYPAISKIIRQACQEYGIVYIEYPRVRYAVASHVAFLKQMGRAA, encoded by the coding sequence ATGTCAGTGCCTAAGTTTGCAAACGTTCCACATTCTTTTCACGCAGAATTAAAAAAGCGTATCGGTTCTTACTTTGAAGAAGTAGGAAAATCCACCACCGGCGATTACCCCATCTTCATGAAGGCGGTGATCCTGATGGTGACTTTTATGGTGATCTACGTGCACCTGGTATTTTTTACTCCCGGTGTAGTGATGCAAATACTGGAAAGTATTTTGCTGGGTGGGGTAGTAGCTGCCATCGGTTTTAACGTAATGCATGATGGTGCGCACGGCAGTTTCAGCAAATACAAATGGATCAATTCTTTTGCAGCGCTTTCGCTCAATATCCTGGGTGGTAATAATTTCATGTGGAATGTAAAGCACAATGTGATCCACCACGCGTTTACCAACGTAGACGGTGTAGATGATGATATCGACATCCAACCCTGGATGCGCATGAGCACCACGCAGAAAAAGTATCGTTTACACAAGTATCAGCATATCTATTTCTGGTTTCTCTATTCCTTGCTGTATATCTTCTGGATATTCGTACTGGATTACCAGAAGTACTTCAAAAGCAAGATCGGTAGCATGCCCCTGAAGAAAATGAAACTGTCTGATCACCTCGTGTTCTGGGGTTTCAAAGTGTTCCATCTGTTCCTTTTTGTGGGTCTGCCTATCTACATGGTAGGTTTCACCTCCTGGCTTATCAGCTTTTTGATCTTCACGCTCGTTGCCGGCCTGGTACTGAGCCTGGTGTTCCAATTGGCGCATACGGTAGAGCATACCGCTTTCCCCATGCCCCATGAGACAACCGGTAAAATGGAAGACGAATGGGCTGTACACCAGATCAAGACCACGGCCAACTTTGCTACCAACAATAAACTGGTAAGCTGGCTGGTAGGCGGATTGAATTTCCAGATCGAGCACCACCTGTTTCCCAAAATTTCACATATCCATTACCCTGCCATCAGTAAGATCATCCGGCAGGCATGCCAGGAATATGGCATCGTGTACATCGAATACCCACGGGTACGGTACGCCGTTGCTTCGCACGTGGCTTTCCTGAAGCAGATGGGTAGGGCAGCGTAA
- a CDS encoding carbon-nitrogen hydrolase translates to MSTVKVGLVQMSCTANKEENLQKAIEKVKEAAAKGAQIVCLQELFTSLYFCDVEDYDNFKLAEPIPGPSTEALGKVAAEAGVVIIASLFEKRTQGIYHNTTAVLDADGSYLGKYRKMHIPDDPAYYEKFYFTPGDLGYKVFKTKFATFGVLICWDQWYPEAARITSLMGAEILFYPTAIGWATAQDEATNTEQYNAWQTIQRSHAVANGVHVVSVNRVGLEQNGAMKFWGGSFVSNPFGTLLYKASHDQEEVTVLELDLAKTDRYRTHWPFLRDRRIDSYQSITKRFIDED, encoded by the coding sequence ATGTCAACAGTAAAAGTAGGATTGGTGCAAATGAGTTGCACCGCAAACAAGGAAGAGAACCTGCAAAAGGCGATCGAAAAAGTAAAGGAAGCGGCCGCCAAAGGTGCGCAGATCGTGTGCCTGCAGGAATTGTTTACATCACTCTATTTCTGTGATGTGGAAGATTATGACAACTTCAAACTGGCTGAGCCCATTCCAGGCCCTTCTACCGAAGCGCTGGGTAAAGTGGCAGCAGAAGCCGGGGTGGTGATCATTGCTTCATTATTTGAAAAAAGAACGCAGGGTATTTACCACAATACAACCGCTGTGCTGGATGCCGATGGCAGCTACCTCGGCAAATACCGCAAGATGCATATTCCCGATGATCCGGCTTATTACGAGAAGTTTTACTTCACACCCGGTGATCTCGGTTACAAAGTATTCAAAACTAAGTTTGCCACTTTTGGGGTGCTGATCTGTTGGGATCAATGGTATCCTGAAGCAGCCCGTATTACTTCATTGATGGGTGCCGAGATACTGTTCTATCCTACAGCTATTGGCTGGGCCACGGCGCAGGATGAAGCTACCAATACAGAGCAATACAATGCCTGGCAAACCATTCAGCGCAGTCATGCGGTGGCCAACGGGGTACACGTAGTGAGTGTGAACAGGGTGGGCCTGGAACAAAATGGCGCTATGAAATTCTGGGGAGGTTCTTTTGTGTCCAATCCATTTGGCACATTGCTGTACAAGGCATCACACGACCAGGAAGAAGTAACCGTACTGGAACTGGATCTGGCAAAAACAGATCGTTACCGCACGCACTGGCCTTTCTTGCGCGACCGTCGTATCGACTCTTACCAGTCGATCACTAAACGGTTTATTGACGAGGACTAA
- a CDS encoding prenyltransferase/squalene oxidase repeat-containing protein gives MTQQSKPMVLLLLCTVVVCIALVAFVPRYENNKPIKPVVACATPEKACVFLTLTGLAPFDTSQVMVNSKLIDASLRSGLSWLMQAQQQNGGWGAGTHARQNEFDPHAVEADPATTALVGMALLRTDEKPFDGSHAAQLKKAVTFLLNAVDNTPAQMVNITTLTNTQPQTKLGKNIDVILTAQFFSNALHYMGKNNSLKDQVSNALQKCVGKIQQAQDNDGGWKDGGWAPVLQSALANNALEGARDMGAKVDDKVLDRSRSYQKQNYDVKTNSAVTGKAAGVMLYSVSSSARASAQESRVAKETIDKAKKEGTLDQQAEVNETNLEKAGLSKTEAQKYATAYKIRGAAASKAQENNVMTGFGNNGGEEFLSYLMTGESLIIGDNNDWKSWYEKMSGRLVQIQNGDGSWNGHHCITSPVFCTATCLLILSIDKDIEFLIKTK, from the coding sequence ATGACACAACAATCCAAGCCAATGGTGCTCCTGTTATTGTGTACGGTAGTCGTATGCATTGCTCTCGTAGCTTTTGTTCCCCGTTATGAAAATAACAAGCCAATCAAACCGGTGGTAGCCTGTGCTACGCCTGAAAAAGCCTGTGTGTTCCTGACGCTTACCGGGCTTGCCCCCTTCGATACGAGCCAAGTAATGGTTAATAGTAAACTGATAGATGCTTCCCTGCGCAGCGGGCTCAGCTGGCTGATGCAGGCGCAACAACAAAATGGAGGTTGGGGCGCCGGTACACATGCGCGGCAGAATGAGTTTGATCCACATGCCGTAGAAGCCGACCCTGCTACCACTGCCCTCGTGGGCATGGCTTTATTGCGTACCGATGAAAAGCCCTTTGATGGCAGTCATGCGGCGCAGTTGAAGAAAGCGGTTACGTTCCTGTTAAACGCAGTTGATAATACGCCTGCTCAAATGGTGAACATCACTACCCTCACCAACACACAACCGCAAACCAAGCTGGGAAAAAATATTGATGTGATCCTCACGGCGCAGTTCTTCAGCAATGCGCTTCACTACATGGGTAAGAATAATTCGCTAAAAGACCAGGTAAGCAATGCCCTGCAAAAATGTGTGGGGAAGATACAGCAGGCGCAGGATAACGATGGCGGTTGGAAAGATGGTGGCTGGGCGCCTGTACTTCAATCGGCGTTGGCCAACAATGCACTGGAAGGAGCCAGAGATATGGGCGCCAAAGTAGATGATAAAGTATTGGACAGATCCAGGAGCTACCAGAAGCAGAATTATGATGTGAAGACCAATTCAGCAGTAACAGGTAAAGCAGCTGGCGTAATGTTGTATTCCGTGAGCAGTTCTGCCAGGGCGAGCGCCCAAGAATCAAGGGTAGCAAAAGAAACGATAGACAAAGCCAAAAAAGAAGGCACGCTGGATCAGCAAGCAGAAGTGAATGAAACCAACCTGGAAAAAGCCGGCCTCAGTAAAACAGAAGCACAGAAGTACGCTACGGCCTATAAGATACGCGGCGCGGCAGCTTCCAAGGCGCAGGAAAATAATGTAATGACAGGCTTTGGTAATAATGGAGGAGAAGAATTCCTGAGCTACCTCATGACAGGTGAATCATTGATCATTGGAGATAACAATGATTGGAAGAGCTGGTATGAAAAAATGAGTGGCCGCCTGGTACAGATTCAGAATGGCGATGGCAGCTGGAATGGTCACCATTGCATTACCAGTCCTGTTTTTTGTACCGCTACCTGTTTACTGATCTTGTCTATTGACAAGGATATAGAATTCCTGATCAAAACGAAGTAG
- a CDS encoding cytochrome-c peroxidase, with translation MKTRILLFIMAGIALMVFIVESCSKPIDDPGKNDPPGNGEGPSLPATPYDYVNGTAGMPVYLRNYLDNHPGVDNMPAGNAVTNHGATLGRVLFYDKSLSANNTISCASCHHQDKAFTDGEAFSKGFAGGLTRRNSMPVVNLRFFKAKKMFWNLRAADLETQVLMPIQDHIEMGIPSLGALETKLRGITYYPALFNAAFGTTDINSDRISQALAQFLRSITSFNSKYDQGLATNLANFTAQEKAGLVVLQRLNCVECHSDLSTVFPRQNPTFFIADNSGENTGNGSNNALDENYADKGIGELTGLAKDQGTFKIPTLRNIDLTAPYMHDGRFKTLEEVMEHYRVGAKAHPNRGIQIPNGGYKGSLTETDKANAIAFLKTLTDQSLFIDPKFSNPFQ, from the coding sequence ATGAAAACCAGGATTCTTTTATTCATCATGGCTGGTATTGCCCTGATGGTCTTTATTGTAGAATCGTGCAGCAAGCCGATCGATGACCCGGGAAAAAACGACCCGCCAGGTAATGGCGAAGGTCCCAGCCTGCCTGCTACGCCTTACGACTATGTAAACGGAACGGCCGGCATGCCTGTTTACCTCCGGAATTACCTCGACAACCATCCCGGCGTAGACAATATGCCCGCAGGCAATGCGGTTACCAACCATGGCGCTACGCTGGGGCGGGTGCTTTTTTACGACAAGTCGCTTTCTGCCAACAATACTATTTCCTGCGCTTCCTGTCATCACCAGGACAAAGCGTTTACGGATGGGGAAGCTTTTTCCAAAGGGTTTGCGGGTGGCCTCACCAGGAGAAACTCGATGCCGGTCGTGAACCTCCGGTTCTTTAAAGCCAAAAAAATGTTCTGGAACCTGCGGGCAGCCGACCTGGAAACGCAGGTATTGATGCCCATACAAGACCATATTGAAATGGGCATACCTTCTTTGGGAGCACTGGAGACCAAACTACGAGGCATTACTTATTATCCTGCGCTGTTCAACGCTGCTTTTGGAACTACGGATATCAATTCGGACAGGATATCCCAAGCGCTGGCGCAATTTCTTCGCTCGATCACTTCTTTCAATTCAAAGTATGATCAGGGGCTTGCTACCAACCTGGCCAATTTCACAGCCCAGGAGAAGGCCGGGCTGGTAGTATTGCAGCGATTAAATTGTGTGGAGTGCCATAGCGATCTCTCCACGGTATTTCCGCGTCAGAACCCTACTTTCTTTATTGCCGACAATTCAGGGGAAAATACAGGCAATGGCTCCAACAATGCACTGGATGAAAATTATGCAGATAAAGGCATTGGTGAATTGACGGGCCTTGCCAAAGACCAGGGCACTTTCAAGATCCCCACGTTAAGGAATATCGATCTCACGGCTCCCTATATGCATGATGGCAGGTTTAAAACGCTGGAAGAAGTAATGGAGCATTACAGGGTAGGAGCGAAAGCGCATCCCAATAGGGGTATCCAGATTCCCAACGGTGGTTATAAGGGTTCTTTGACGGAAACGGATAAGGCCAATGCGATTGCTTTCCTGAAAACGCTGACAGATCAAAGCCTGTTTATAGACCCTAAATTCTCCAACCCATTTCAATAA
- a CDS encoding RNA polymerase sigma factor, which produces MAFLKNIHDNALPDKDLVDLFKSSGDLEVLAILFQRYMDLLYGVCLKYLKEPETAKDAVMQVFEELVQKLPKHQVDNFKSWLYTLAKNYCLMQLRTPKNLKTTEFNPDSMQSGEETHLNGVMLKEENLQKMERCLETLSAEQKVSVELFYLQNKCYKEIADITGLDWNKVRSYIQNGRRNLKICMEKTEEVDKLIKIKS; this is translated from the coding sequence GTGGCCTTCCTTAAAAACATACACGACAATGCCCTGCCAGACAAAGACCTGGTAGACCTATTTAAATCTTCCGGTGATCTGGAAGTGTTGGCCATTCTGTTTCAACGTTATATGGACCTTTTGTATGGCGTATGCCTCAAGTACCTGAAAGAGCCGGAGACTGCCAAAGATGCTGTTATGCAGGTATTTGAGGAGCTGGTACAGAAGTTGCCCAAACACCAGGTAGACAATTTCAAGAGCTGGCTGTACACCCTGGCCAAGAATTACTGCCTGATGCAGCTCAGAACACCCAAAAATCTGAAAACCACTGAATTTAACCCCGACAGTATGCAATCCGGGGAAGAAACGCATCTGAATGGTGTAATGCTGAAGGAGGAAAATCTCCAGAAAATGGAGCGCTGCCTGGAAACCCTGTCAGCAGAACAAAAAGTGAGTGTGGAGCTGTTTTACCTGCAAAATAAATGTTACAAAGAAATTGCAGATATAACAGGGTTGGATTGGAATAAAGTGCGCAGTTACATACAAAATGGACGAAGAAACCTGAAAATTTGTATGGAAAAAACAGAAGAAGTCGATAAGTTGATAAAAATAAAAAGTTAG
- a CDS encoding agmatine deiminase family protein, protein MESTTPKSLGYYFPAEFAPHVATWLSWPHKEASWPGKIDAIYPYYSLFIRELALSEKVRINVADEAMQAFALKYIREAGADLSQVEFYIHPTNDAWCRDHGPAFLINPKADIKKVIVDWGYNAWGNKYPPFDLDDVIPTLIGKAFNLPVYHPGIVMEGGSVEFNGKGTLLTSTACLLNPNRNPHLNQQQIEEYLVNYYGVEQILWVDEGIIGDDTDGHIDDTVRFVNEDTVLTVIEDNKQDENYDLLQHNLKQLKGMRLLNGKQLNIVELPMPDAVVYDDQRLPASYANFYIANKSVIVPTFQCDKDDKALQIIQECFPDRKVVGIDSTEIIWGLGSFHCLSQQEPAE, encoded by the coding sequence ATGGAATCAACTACGCCTAAAAGCTTAGGTTATTATTTCCCCGCAGAATTTGCACCGCATGTAGCTACCTGGCTTAGCTGGCCACATAAGGAAGCAAGCTGGCCGGGGAAAATCGATGCTATTTATCCCTATTACAGCTTATTCATCCGGGAACTGGCACTCAGTGAAAAGGTACGCATTAATGTGGCCGATGAAGCGATGCAGGCATTCGCGCTTAAATACATCCGCGAAGCCGGCGCCGATCTGAGCCAGGTGGAGTTTTATATCCATCCCACGAATGATGCCTGGTGCAGGGACCATGGTCCGGCGTTTTTGATCAATCCGAAAGCTGATATAAAGAAGGTGATTGTGGACTGGGGTTATAATGCCTGGGGTAATAAGTATCCGCCATTCGACCTGGATGATGTGATCCCTACCTTGATCGGTAAAGCATTTAACTTGCCGGTATATCATCCCGGTATTGTGATGGAAGGCGGCTCGGTAGAATTCAATGGTAAAGGCACGCTCCTTACCTCAACGGCCTGCCTGCTCAATCCCAACCGCAATCCACACCTGAACCAGCAGCAGATAGAAGAATACCTGGTCAATTATTACGGTGTTGAACAAATACTATGGGTAGATGAAGGCATTATTGGTGATGATACGGATGGCCATATTGATGATACCGTTCGGTTTGTAAATGAAGACACTGTATTGACAGTAATAGAAGACAATAAGCAGGATGAGAACTACGACCTGCTGCAGCATAACCTGAAACAGTTGAAGGGCATGCGCCTGTTGAATGGCAAGCAACTGAACATTGTGGAGTTGCCCATGCCTGATGCGGTGGTGTATGATGACCAGCGCTTACCGGCCTCCTATGCCAATTTCTATATTGCGAATAAATCGGTGATCGTGCCTACTTTCCAATGTGATAAGGATGATAAGGCTTTACAGATCATCCAGGAATGTTTTCCTGACCGTAAAGTGGTGGGGATTGACTCTACGGAGATCATCTGGGGCCTTGGCAGCTTCCATTGCCTGAGCCAGCAGGAGCCGGCGGAGTAA